One genomic window of Catenulispora sp. MAP5-51 includes the following:
- the prfB gene encoding peptide chain release factor 2 produces MATDPSEELKNLRATMASIEAVLDLDKLRTQIADLEEQASAPDLWNDQAKAQAVTSKLSGLQAELNRFSTLNRRLEDVEVLFELGQAESDADTLAEVQGELIDVSKAVGELEVRTLLSGEYDAREALVSLRAEAGGVDAADFAEMLLRMYTRWAERHGYPTEVYDTSYAEEAGIKSATFTVKAPYAYGTLSVEQGTHRLVRISPFDNQGRRQTSFAAVEVVPVIEQTDHVDIPEDELRVDVYRSSGPGGQGVNTTDSAVRITHLPTGIVVSCQNERSQIQNRASAMAVLQAKLLQRRREEDQARMDALKDDSSGSWGNQMRSYVLHPYQLVKDLRTNYETGNTTAVLDGDIDEFIEAGIRWRKQRENA; encoded by the coding sequence GTGGCTACAGATCCTTCCGAAGAGCTCAAGAACCTCCGCGCGACCATGGCCTCCATCGAGGCGGTGCTCGACCTCGACAAGCTGCGCACGCAGATCGCGGATCTGGAGGAGCAGGCCTCGGCCCCGGATTTGTGGAACGACCAGGCCAAGGCGCAGGCCGTGACCTCGAAGCTGTCGGGGCTCCAGGCCGAGCTGAACCGGTTCTCCACCCTGAACCGGCGGCTGGAGGACGTGGAGGTGCTCTTCGAGCTCGGCCAGGCCGAGAGCGACGCCGACACCCTGGCCGAGGTGCAGGGCGAGCTCATCGACGTCTCCAAGGCGGTCGGCGAGCTGGAGGTGCGCACGCTGCTGTCCGGCGAGTACGACGCGCGCGAGGCGCTGGTGTCGCTGCGGGCCGAGGCCGGCGGCGTGGACGCCGCGGACTTCGCCGAGATGCTGCTGCGCATGTACACGCGCTGGGCCGAGCGGCACGGCTATCCGACCGAGGTCTACGACACGTCGTACGCCGAAGAGGCCGGCATCAAGTCCGCGACCTTCACTGTGAAGGCGCCCTATGCGTACGGCACGCTCTCGGTCGAGCAGGGGACGCACCGCCTGGTGCGCATCTCGCCGTTCGACAACCAGGGGCGGCGCCAGACCTCGTTCGCCGCGGTCGAGGTGGTCCCGGTGATCGAGCAGACCGACCACGTCGACATCCCCGAGGACGAGCTGCGGGTCGACGTCTACCGCTCCTCCGGCCCGGGCGGCCAGGGCGTCAACACCACCGACTCCGCGGTGCGCATCACGCACCTGCCGACCGGGATCGTGGTGTCCTGCCAGAACGAGCGCTCGCAGATCCAGAACCGCGCCTCGGCCATGGCCGTGCTCCAGGCCAAGCTGCTCCAGCGGCGGCGCGAGGAGGATCAGGCGAGGATGGACGCCCTGAAGGACGACTCCTCGGGGTCCTGGGGCAACCAGATGCGCAGCTACGTCCTGCACCCGTACCAGCTGGTCAAGGACCTGCGCACGAACTACGAGACCGGCAACACCACCGCGGTGCTCGACGGGGACATCGACGAGTTCATCGAGGCCGGGATCCGCTGGCGCAAGCAGCGCGAGAACGCTTAA